In Carya illinoinensis cultivar Pawnee chromosome 6, C.illinoinensisPawnee_v1, whole genome shotgun sequence, a single genomic region encodes these proteins:
- the LOC122313178 gene encoding nuclear pore complex protein NUP54: MFGAQASSSAFGTPSPSPTFGTPSTTLAFGTPSSTPTFGTPSSAPAFGTPTTPSFATGFGSSLFATPFSSQPQQQQQQQQQLTPLFQQPASTGFGFQTTAFSTPQPSPFPNAQLTTQMAPVTPLPFSLADRDIQAIVDAYKSEPGNPKYAFKHLLFSVTDPPFKVKPAGVSDIMWAEAMGKLEGMESADRERLWPQLVQGFKDLSQRLKLQDEVIVSDAERLRITQSNVKMLQRHFQADTLPRIERMRQKEQALQRRLLRVMRIVEALEGKGFRLPLTKGEAELAEKLAAITRQLKGSGAELSKRVQNLLTLSRVQANGIGAGSSIYLPGSTKIDEQSLADMQEVLQQQTEAIARLGNVLKRDIRDMEIIMAEDTQRTEFMS; this comes from the exons atgTTCGGAGCTCAAGCTTCCTCCTCCGCCTTCGGCACCCCCTCTCCAAGCCCAACCTTCGGCACTCCGTCTACGACCCTTGCTTTTGGTACTCCGTCTTCGACTCCGACATTTGGAACTCCCTCTTCGGCACCGGCGTTCGGAACTCCAACGACGCCGTCTTTCGCCACTGGATTCGGTTCCTCTCTCTTCGCCACCCCGTTCTCTTCTCAGCCCCAGCAGCAacagcagcaacaacagcaactCACTCCGTTGTTTCAGCAACCGGCTTCTACGGGTTTCGGGTTCCAAACGACAGCGTTCTCTACGCCGCAGCCCTCTCCTTTCCCCAATGCGCAATTGACTACTCAGATGGCTCCCGTGAcccctctccctttctctctcgcCGATCGAGATATTCAA GCAATTGTCGATGCTTATAAGAGCGAACCTGGAAACCCTAAATATGCTTTTAAG CATTTATTGTTCAGCGTGACAGATCCGCCGTTTAAGGTGAAGCCTGCTGGTGTATCAGAT ATTATGTGGGCAGAGGCTATGGGGAAACTGGAGGGTATGGAAAGTGCTGACAGGGAACGCCTGTGGCCTCAGCTTGTTCAGGGTTTTAAGGATCTTTCACAGCGTCTTAAG CTCCAAGATGAAGTCATTGTTTCAGACGCTGAGAGATTGCGAATTACTCAAAGCAATGTGAAgatg CTTCAAAGACATTTTCAAGCTGATACTCTTCCTCGGATCGAAAGAATGAGACAGAAAGAGCAAGCTCTTCAAAGGCGTCTTTTACGG GTAATGAGAATAGTGGAGGCATTGGAGGGTAAGGGTTTCAGATTACCATTAACAAAAGGGGAAGCTGAATTGGCCGAGAAGTTAGCTGCAATAACTAGACAG TTGAAAGGATCTGGAGCAGAACTTTCTAAGAGGGTACAAAACCTGCTCACTTTGTCTCGTGTTCAAGCAAATGGCATTGGGGCTGGCAGTTCCATTTATCTTCCAGGATCGACCAAAATAGATGAACAGAGTCTTGCTGATATGCAGGAG GTCTTACAACAGCAGACGGAGGCCATTGCTAGGCTTGGCAATGTTTTGAAGAGAGATATCAGAGACATGGAGATCATAATGGCCGAGGACACACAACGGACAGAATTTATGAGCTAA